In Senegalia massiliensis, a single genomic region encodes these proteins:
- the asnS gene encoding asparagine--tRNA ligase produces the protein MKNILVREIYKDKEEFKDKEIKVSGWIRTSRSSKKFGFIELNDGTFFKGIQIVIGNELDNFKEVTKLSVSSAIIVKGKLVLTPDAKQPFEIQASEITIEGESPSDYPLQKKRHTFEYLRTIAHLRPRSNTFSAVFRVRSLASYAIHKFFQERDFVYTHTPIITSSDAEGAGEMFRVTTLDLENIEKNEEGKIDSTLDFFGKETSLTVSGQLAAETYAQAFRNVYTFGPTFRAEKSNTARHAAEFWMVEPEISFADLNDDMDLAEDMMKYIIKYIMEHAKEELDFFNKFIDKGLLERLTNVANSDFERITYTEAIDILEKSNEKFEYEVKWGIDLQTEHERYLTEKVFDKPVFVTDYPKDIKAFYMRLNDDDKTVAAMDLLVPGVGEIIGGSQREERLDKLEDRIKEFGLEKEDYWWYLDLRKYGTTKHAGFGLGFERIIMYLTGISNIRDVISFPRTTKSAEF, from the coding sequence ATGAAAAATATTTTAGTAAGAGAAATTTATAAAGACAAAGAAGAATTTAAAGACAAGGAAATAAAAGTTTCAGGTTGGATTAGAACATCTAGAAGTTCTAAAAAATTTGGGTTTATAGAATTAAATGATGGAACTTTCTTCAAGGGAATTCAAATAGTAATAGGTAATGAATTAGATAATTTTAAGGAAGTTACAAAACTTTCAGTAAGTAGTGCTATAATAGTAAAAGGAAAACTAGTATTAACACCAGATGCAAAACAACCTTTTGAAATACAAGCTAGTGAAATAACTATAGAAGGAGAGTCACCTAGTGACTATCCACTTCAAAAAAAGAGACATACTTTTGAGTACTTAAGAACAATAGCACATCTTCGCCCTCGTAGTAATACTTTTTCAGCAGTATTTAGAGTGAGATCTTTAGCAAGTTATGCTATTCATAAATTTTTCCAAGAAAGAGATTTTGTATATACTCATACACCTATAATTACTTCAAGTGATGCAGAAGGTGCAGGAGAAATGTTTAGAGTAACAACATTAGATCTTGAAAATATTGAAAAAAATGAAGAGGGAAAAATTGATTCTACATTAGATTTTTTTGGTAAAGAAACATCACTTACAGTAAGTGGACAATTAGCAGCTGAGACTTATGCTCAAGCCTTTAGAAATGTATATACTTTTGGACCAACTTTTAGGGCAGAAAAGTCTAATACTGCAAGACATGCTGCAGAATTCTGGATGGTAGAACCAGAAATATCTTTTGCAGACTTAAATGATGATATGGATTTAGCTGAAGATATGATGAAGTATATAATAAAATACATCATGGAACATGCAAAAGAAGAATTAGATTTCTTTAATAAATTTATAGATAAGGGTCTTTTAGAAAGACTTACAAATGTAGCAAACTCTGATTTTGAAAGGATCACTTACACAGAAGCAATAGATATACTTGAAAAATCAAATGAAAAATTTGAATATGAAGTTAAATGGGGTATAGATCTTCAAACAGAACATGAAAGATATCTTACAGAAAAAGTATTTGATAAACCAGTTTTTGTGACAGATTATCCAAAAGATATAAAGGCATTTTATATGAGATTAAATGATGATGATAAAACTGTTGCAGCTATGGATCTATTAGTTCCAGGTGTAGGAGAAATAATTGGAGGAAGTCAAAGAGAAGAACGACTTGATAAATTAGAAGATAGAATAAAAGAATTTGGACTTGAAAAAGAAGATTATTGGTGGTATTTAGATTTAAGAAAATATGGTACTACAAAACATGCAGGATTTGGTCTTGGGTTTGAAAGAATTATAATGTATCTTACAGGAATTAGTAATATTAGAGATGTAATATCTTTCCCTAGAACTACAAAATCTGCAGAGTTTTAG
- a CDS encoding GTP pyrophosphokinase — protein MIQNWNQVLIPYDQAVEELKIKFKSIRNEYRKMDEYSPIEFVTGRVKKISSILDKSKRLNIPLDDITEKMEDIAGIRIMCQMVEDIDKVVNLIKERDGKDLKIEYEKDYIKNQKESGYKSYHIIIRYPVHTAFGQRDILAEIQIRTLAMNFWATIEHSLNYKFEGNMPEHIKIKLKNAADSASNLDEQMSEIREEIVEAQEMFQVKSSLVAEILNKIQTLYFSGKVKEIDDYREEFFDIQERGNFYELRYFKKKLDKLAEKYNIQIIQK, from the coding sequence ATGATACAAAATTGGAATCAAGTGCTTATACCTTATGATCAAGCAGTTGAAGAATTAAAAATAAAATTTAAAAGCATAAGAAATGAATATAGAAAAATGGATGAATACTCTCCAATTGAATTTGTTACAGGTAGAGTCAAAAAAATATCAAGCATATTAGATAAATCTAAACGTCTTAATATTCCATTAGATGATATAACTGAGAAAATGGAAGATATAGCTGGTATAAGAATAATGTGCCAAATGGTTGAGGATATTGACAAAGTAGTAAATTTGATAAAAGAAAGAGATGGAAAGGATTTAAAAATTGAATATGAAAAAGATTATATAAAAAATCAAAAAGAAAGTGGATATAAATCGTATCATATAATAATTAGATATCCTGTTCATACTGCCTTTGGTCAAAGAGATATATTAGCAGAAATACAAATAAGAACACTTGCTATGAATTTTTGGGCAACTATTGAACATTCTCTTAATTATAAATTTGAAGGTAATATGCCAGAACATATAAAAATTAAATTAAAAAATGCAGCAGATTCAGCATCTAATCTAGATGAACAAATGTCTGAAATTAGAGAAGAAATAGTTGAAGCTCAAGAAATGTTTCAAGTGAAAAGTAGTTTAGTAGCAGAGATACTAAATAAAATACAAACCCTTTATTTCTCAGGAAAGGTAAAAGAAATAGATGATTATAGAGAAGAATTCTTTGATATTCAAGAACGAGGAAACTTCTATGAGTTAAGATATTTTAAAAAGAAATTAGATAAGTTAGCAGAAAAATATAATATACAAATAATACAAAAATAG
- the lpdA gene encoding dihydrolipoyl dehydrogenase produces MTNYDISVIGGGPGGYVAAIKAAQMGAKTAIIEDGNIGGVCLNWGCIPTKTLLKSAKVYKYMMNSEKYGIDLENKSNVKINWENMKDRKNKVVSQLTGGVETLLKKNSVDIYNGFANIIDKNTIEVNNEKINTKNIIIATGSSPRLPDIPGFKESMEKGYIVTSKGVIDLDNLPKKLLILGGGVISVEFATLYNALGTEVTILHRSEKILRSLDDDISKKMNRILKKDGVKIVYNCDIQKIEDNKIMTIVKGKEKVFEGDKILTSIGRVPNLKGLENIDIKKYKKGIITDEYMRTNIDNIYAIGDVNGKYMLAHVASAEGISAVENILGEKSTINYNTVPSCIYSFPEIGVSGLTEKEAKEKGYDVITSTFPLAANGKALAEGETDGFIKIVSDDKYKEILGVHILAPTATDMIAEAVTTMELEGTAYELAKAIHPHPTLSETVMEAAHGIIDKPIHIFR; encoded by the coding sequence ATGACTAATTATGATATTTCAGTTATAGGTGGAGGTCCTGGTGGTTATGTAGCTGCTATAAAAGCAGCTCAAATGGGTGCAAAAACTGCTATTATAGAAGATGGGAATATTGGTGGTGTGTGCTTGAACTGGGGCTGTATACCTACTAAAACATTGCTTAAAAGTGCAAAAGTATATAAATATATGATGAACTCAGAAAAATATGGTATAGATTTAGAAAATAAATCAAATGTAAAAATAAATTGGGAAAATATGAAAGATAGAAAAAATAAAGTAGTTAGCCAATTAACAGGAGGAGTAGAGACATTATTAAAGAAAAATAGTGTTGATATATATAATGGATTTGCTAATATAATTGATAAAAACACTATAGAAGTAAATAATGAAAAAATTAATACTAAAAATATAATCATAGCTACAGGTTCTTCTCCTAGATTACCTGATATACCTGGTTTTAAAGAGTCAATGGAAAAAGGATATATTGTAACAAGTAAAGGTGTTATAGATTTAGATAATTTACCTAAAAAGTTACTAATATTAGGTGGTGGAGTAATATCAGTAGAGTTTGCTACACTATATAATGCCTTAGGAACTGAAGTTACAATCTTACATCGCTCTGAAAAGATTCTAAGAAGTCTGGATGATGATATAAGTAAAAAGATGAATAGAATATTGAAAAAAGATGGTGTAAAAATAGTATATAATTGTGATATACAAAAAATAGAAGATAACAAAATTATGACTATAGTTAAAGGAAAAGAAAAAGTATTTGAAGGTGACAAAATACTTACTAGTATAGGTAGAGTACCAAATTTAAAAGGCCTTGAAAATATTGATATCAAAAAATATAAAAAAGGCATTATTACAGATGAGTATATGAGAACAAATATTGACAATATATACGCTATAGGTGATGTAAATGGAAAATATATGTTAGCTCATGTAGCAAGTGCTGAAGGAATTTCAGCAGTTGAAAATATATTAGGTGAGAAATCTACTATAAACTATAATACAGTTCCATCTTGTATATATAGTTTCCCTGAAATTGGAGTATCAGGTTTAACTGAAAAAGAAGCCAAAGAAAAGGGATATGATGTAATAACTAGCACATTCCCATTAGCTGCAAATGGAAAAGCACTTGCAGAAGGTGAAACTGATGGATTTATAAAGATAGTTTCAGATGATAAATATAAAGAGATATTAGGAGTTCATATTTTAGCTCCAACAGCTACAGATATGATTGCAGAAGCTGTAACTACTATGGAACTTGAAGGAACAGCCTATGAGCTTGCTAAGGCTATACATCCACATCCTACATTATCAGAAACAGTAATGGAAGCAGCTCATGGAATAATAGACAAACCAATTCACATATTCAGATAA
- a CDS encoding ABC transporter ATP-binding protein translates to MKKVIEVKNICKNFGSGNNITKVLNDITFDVEDGQFLSIMGPSGCGKSTLLYLMGGLDAPTSGKILIKDRDIQKLKDREISRIQRSDIGFVFQFYNLVHNLSVEENILLPISMSGQRVKKYHKKLDEILEIVGLKDKRKYIPSHLSGGQQQRVAIARAVITNPSIILADEPIGNLDSKSGERIMELFRHINNEYGITIIQVTHDKSKSLYGNRLIELYDGIIVEDKVVAN, encoded by the coding sequence ATGAAAAAAGTTATTGAAGTAAAGAATATATGCAAAAATTTTGGGTCTGGAAATAATATTACAAAAGTTTTAAATGATATAACTTTTGACGTAGAGGACGGCCAATTTCTATCTATTATGGGACCTTCTGGGTGTGGTAAAAGTACATTGTTGTATTTAATGGGAGGTTTAGATGCTCCAACATCAGGTAAAATTTTAATAAAGGATAGAGACATTCAAAAATTAAAGGATAGAGAAATCAGCAGAATACAAAGATCTGATATTGGATTTGTTTTTCAATTTTATAACTTAGTACATAATTTGTCCGTGGAAGAAAATATACTTTTACCTATATCAATGAGTGGTCAACGTGTAAAAAAATATCATAAAAAATTAGATGAGATTTTAGAGATAGTAGGTCTTAAGGATAAACGTAAATATATTCCAAGTCATTTATCAGGGGGACAACAGCAGCGTGTTGCTATAGCACGGGCAGTTATTACTAATCCTAGTATTATACTTGCCGATGAACCAATAGGTAATTTAGATAGTAAATCTGGTGAAAGAATTATGGAATTATTTAGACATATTAATAATGAATATGGTATTACAATTATTCAAGTCACTCATGATAAAAGCAAAAGTTTATATGGAAATAGATTAATAGAATTATATGATGGGATTATTGTAGAAGATAAAGTGGTGGCTAATTAA
- a CDS encoding dihydrolipoamide acetyltransferase family protein, producing MYKFKFADIGEGIHEGKLLKWMFDVGDEVKDGDTLFLVETDKVNAEIPSPVDGVIKKLLAEEGDTIHVGDVVVEIDDGEESESLEEKSEKKGETRKETIDEGKDMAGVVGELEVGEDVLESSDENEGKEEITSKKKSLATPVARKLAKDLGIDINSISGSGANGRVMKEDIYKASEMKEKSDQKDDSKGNNKKSYIKDIDIPKIKIDGEVERVKVSKMRKTIAENMVLSKSVIPHASSMDDFDVSELVEFRKEQKEIADKQGIKLTYMPFIIKAITLALKEYPILNSSYDMENEEIILKKYYNIGIAVDTPEGLMVPVVKNADRKGILEISKEMNDLIEKSQNRTIGLENLRGGTFSITNYGAVGSTYGVPVIKYPEAAILGIGRITKKPVVKDGEIVIRDIVPISLSIDHRIIDGADAGRFLNKVKEYLQDPMLLLLS from the coding sequence ATGTATAAATTTAAATTTGCAGATATAGGAGAAGGAATACATGAAGGAAAGCTTCTAAAGTGGATGTTTGATGTAGGAGATGAAGTAAAAGATGGAGATACATTATTTTTAGTAGAAACTGATAAAGTAAATGCAGAAATCCCTTCACCAGTTGATGGAGTAATAAAAAAATTACTTGCTGAAGAAGGAGATACTATTCATGTAGGTGATGTGGTTGTAGAAATAGATGATGGTGAAGAAAGTGAAAGTTTAGAAGAGAAAAGCGAAAAAAAAGGAGAAACAAGAAAAGAAACAATAGATGAAGGAAAAGATATGGCTGGAGTTGTAGGAGAATTAGAAGTGGGAGAAGATGTATTAGAAAGTAGTGACGAAAATGAAGGAAAAGAAGAAATTACTTCTAAAAAGAAATCACTAGCAACACCAGTAGCTAGAAAACTTGCAAAAGATTTAGGAATAGATATTAATAGTATAAGTGGCAGTGGTGCAAACGGCAGAGTAATGAAAGAGGATATATATAAAGCAAGTGAAATGAAAGAAAAATCTGACCAAAAAGATGATTCTAAAGGTAATAACAAAAAATCCTATATTAAAGATATAGATATTCCTAAAATTAAAATAGATGGAGAAGTAGAAAGAGTTAAAGTTTCTAAAATGAGAAAAACTATTGCAGAAAATATGGTATTGTCAAAATCAGTAATACCACATGCTTCATCCATGGATGATTTTGATGTATCAGAATTAGTTGAGTTTAGAAAAGAGCAAAAAGAAATTGCTGATAAACAAGGTATAAAACTAACGTATATGCCATTTATAATTAAAGCAATAACTCTTGCATTAAAAGAATATCCAATATTAAATTCAAGTTATGATATGGAAAATGAAGAAATAATATTGAAGAAGTATTACAATATTGGTATAGCAGTAGATACTCCAGAAGGGCTTATGGTACCAGTTGTTAAGAATGCCGATAGAAAAGGTATTTTAGAAATATCAAAAGAAATGAATGACTTAATAGAAAAATCACAAAATAGAACAATAGGGTTAGAAAATCTTCGTGGTGGAACATTCTCTATAACTAATTATGGAGCAGTAGGTTCTACTTATGGAGTACCAGTTATAAAATATCCAGAAGCAGCAATATTAGGCATAGGTAGAATAACTAAAAAACCTGTAGTAAAAGATGGAGAAATAGTTATAAGAGATATTGTTCCTATTTCTTTAAGTATAGATCATAGAATAATAGATGGTGCAGATGCAGGTAGGTTCTTAAATAAAGTAAAAGAATATTTACAAGACCCTATGTTATTGTTATTAAGTTAG
- a CDS encoding ABC transporter permease, whose protein sequence is MKYIIKNIWENKLRGFLILFSLMISTFIVFLNLVARDDIIHQYEKLHEESYHGYDMIVNHENTEDPFFNENEFKTNNIDVSNKLSAITTFGVVDNNDLLTLQLYGCNRKSYLDESLFMISEEDNFGISKDDQILISPQLVKNYGYELGDRISIQTQIGVKEYEIGAIAKDTGLFFGVDNENLVVMTNSEVEKITEQENKSNVLMISLTDKSNIKNSIKALQENNDDFIIESLVDKETMDSNIDMISQVLLIILILALLMNYYVISSNAKVILLSRIPVVGTFRSLGASKIKVNVILVLENLVYGMLGGTLGVVCGLYFRETILGTIAQSVSNVPLGETSAPINYAYIIFSLIFAIIIQLISVIHVIYQIGNYSIKNLIFEELSSIQKVSIVLTVLGFVFQGFSYILYKMNNLYNIIFTILALVLAMVGGILILPFITKHLSLFMTKINKMIFGEAASLGAKNISTSKIINSNIKLVVISLSMILMIFITSLSLENLFIKARDVFELDIQLYGMEKKEDDYLKLKKVQGVKDLQFLYTYMNNPTINGKEMNLILSGLEGERLGIKNKDGKIENLKNGEVMIDEFYAIKNGFEIGDKLEIKSDDFKSKKIKVNIAGTIDSSIFTISRNTLVFSENQFKKEILDIPSNIYVGTDKNLKQMKKTLYKELSGENITAETFNEFIENQEQQVSGLLSTVWVFLILSILLSAIGLVNNQVIGFIQRKREYAILYSVSMSKAQLNIMIFFEIVTSFLIGCIFSLALSIWMSKLLGVLLSSIGIYLEFNFQWGDIFIVVASIFVILMLTAIIPIFKILKMNVIEEIKYE, encoded by the coding sequence ATGAAGTACATTATAAAAAATATTTGGGAAAATAAATTAAGAGGTTTCTTGATTTTATTTTCTCTTATGATTTCTACATTTATTGTATTTTTAAACCTTGTAGCTCGTGATGATATTATTCATCAGTATGAAAAGTTACATGAAGAATCATATCATGGTTACGATATGATCGTTAATCATGAAAATACGGAGGATCCTTTTTTTAATGAGAATGAATTTAAAACTAATAATATTGATGTTAGTAATAAATTATCAGCTATAACTACGTTTGGAGTAGTTGATAATAATGATTTATTGACTCTTCAATTATATGGCTGTAATAGAAAAAGTTATTTAGATGAGAGTTTATTTATGATTTCAGAAGAGGATAATTTTGGTATTAGTAAAGATGATCAGATTTTAATTAGTCCTCAATTAGTTAAAAATTATGGATACGAATTAGGCGATAGAATTTCAATTCAAACTCAAATAGGAGTAAAGGAGTATGAGATAGGAGCTATTGCTAAAGATACAGGTTTATTTTTTGGTGTGGACAATGAAAATCTTGTAGTTATGACCAACTCTGAAGTAGAAAAAATAACAGAACAAGAAAATAAAAGTAACGTATTAATGATTAGTCTTACTGATAAATCTAACATAAAAAATAGTATTAAAGCACTTCAAGAAAATAATGATGATTTTATAATAGAATCTTTAGTTGATAAGGAGACAATGGACTCTAATATTGATATGATTAGTCAAGTATTGTTAATAATTTTGATATTAGCTTTATTGATGAATTATTATGTTATTTCTTCTAATGCTAAGGTTATTTTATTATCAAGAATTCCTGTAGTAGGGACTTTTAGAAGCTTAGGAGCAAGTAAAATTAAAGTTAATGTAATACTTGTTTTGGAGAATTTAGTATATGGTATGTTGGGAGGAACTTTAGGTGTTGTTTGTGGACTTTATTTTAGAGAAACAATATTAGGGACAATAGCTCAGAGTGTATCTAATGTTCCATTAGGAGAAACATCAGCACCAATTAATTATGCATACATAATATTTTCATTAATATTTGCTATAATAATTCAATTGATAAGTGTTATACATGTTATTTATCAGATTGGAAATTATTCTATAAAGAATTTAATATTTGAAGAATTAAGTTCTATTCAAAAAGTTTCTATTGTTCTTACTGTATTAGGTTTTGTATTCCAAGGGTTTTCTTATATATTGTATAAGATGAACAATTTATACAATATTATTTTTACCATATTAGCTTTAGTATTAGCTATGGTTGGAGGAATATTAATATTACCTTTTATAACTAAACATTTATCTTTATTCATGACTAAGATAAATAAAATGATATTTGGAGAAGCTGCTTCTTTAGGAGCAAAAAATATTTCAACTAGTAAAATTATTAATTCTAATATTAAGCTTGTAGTCATTTCACTTTCAATGATTTTAATGATATTTATAACATCTTTATCTCTTGAAAATCTATTTATAAAAGCAAGAGATGTTTTTGAATTAGATATTCAGTTATATGGAATGGAAAAAAAGGAAGATGATTATTTAAAATTAAAGAAAGTCCAAGGAGTAAAAGACCTTCAGTTTCTTTATACTTATATGAATAATCCGACGATCAATGGAAAGGAAATGAATCTTATTTTATCTGGGCTTGAAGGTGAAAGACTTGGAATTAAAAACAAAGATGGAAAAATAGAAAATCTTAAAAATGGTGAGGTTATGATAGATGAGTTTTATGCTATAAAGAATGGATTTGAAATAGGAGATAAATTAGAAATTAAATCAGATGATTTCAAAAGCAAAAAGATTAAAGTAAATATAGCGGGAACTATAGATTCATCTATATTTACTATATCTAGGAATACACTAGTATTTTCTGAGAATCAATTTAAAAAAGAAATATTAGATATACCTAGCAATATATATGTAGGTACTGATAAGAATCTAAAACAAATGAAAAAAACTTTATATAAAGAATTATCTGGAGAAAATATTACTGCAGAAACATTTAATGAATTTATTGAAAATCAAGAACAACAAGTAAGTGGTTTATTATCAACTGTATGGGTATTTTTAATACTCTCTATTTTACTCTCAGCCATTGGATTAGTAAATAATCAAGTTATAGGATTTATACAGAGGAAGCGAGAATATGCTATTTTATATTCCGTATCTATGAGTAAAGCTCAGTTAAATATAATGATATTTTTTGAAATAGTAACCTCTTTTTTAATTGGATGTATATTTAGTTTAGCATTAAGTATTTGGATGAGTAAATTATTAGGGGTATTATTGAGTTCTATAGGTATTTATTTGGAATTTAATTTTCAATGGGGAGATATTTTTATAGTTGTAGCATCGATTTTTGTAATTCTTATGTTAACAGCAATAATTCCAATATTTAAAATCTTAAAAATGAATGTAATTGAAGAAATAAAATATGAATAG
- a CDS encoding alpha-ketoacid dehydrogenase subunit beta gives MPLLNNIGALTYALEQEMEKDKSVVVYGEDAGLEGGVFRATKGLQEKFGEKRVFDTPLAEAGIVGSAVGMAINGLKPVVEIQFSGFMLPAYNQIVAHVARMRNRSRSRYKLPMVIRMPYGGGVRSPEHHSESPETLFAHIPGLKVVIPSTPYDTKGLLLSAIREEDPVIFMEPKRIYRAFKQEVPEEDYTIPIGKAKVVKKGEDITVVAWGALVREASKAIKTLEEKEGISVELIDLRTISPIDKETIIESVKKTGRFLVVHEAVKSFGPGAELISIVNEGAFLYLEAPPSRVTGLDVTVPLPKSEHFFMVDERRIMDKIKELVKY, from the coding sequence ATGCCATTATTAAATAATATAGGAGCACTGACTTATGCACTTGAACAAGAAATGGAAAAAGATAAATCAGTAGTAGTATATGGAGAAGATGCAGGACTTGAAGGTGGTGTTTTTAGAGCCACTAAAGGGTTACAAGAAAAATTCGGTGAAAAAAGAGTGTTTGATACACCATTAGCTGAAGCTGGAATTGTAGGTTCAGCTGTAGGTATGGCAATAAATGGGCTTAAGCCTGTAGTAGAAATACAATTCTCAGGATTTATGTTACCTGCATATAATCAAATAGTAGCTCATGTTGCAAGAATGAGAAATAGATCTCGCTCTAGATATAAACTACCTATGGTTATTAGAATGCCTTATGGTGGAGGAGTAAGATCACCTGAACACCATTCAGAAAGTCCAGAGACATTATTTGCACATATCCCAGGGCTTAAAGTAGTTATACCTTCCACACCATATGATACAAAAGGATTATTACTTTCAGCAATAAGAGAAGAAGATCCTGTAATATTTATGGAACCTAAGAGGATATATAGAGCATTTAAACAAGAAGTTCCTGAAGAAGATTATACTATACCTATTGGAAAAGCAAAGGTAGTAAAAAAAGGAGAAGATATTACAGTTGTAGCTTGGGGAGCATTAGTTAGAGAAGCAAGTAAGGCTATTAAAACATTAGAAGAAAAAGAAGGAATATCAGTAGAACTAATAGATTTACGTACAATATCACCTATAGATAAAGAAACAATAATAGAATCAGTTAAAAAGACAGGTAGATTTTTAGTAGTTCATGAAGCAGTTAAATCATTTGGTCCTGGTGCAGAATTAATATCTATAGTAAATGAAGGAGCGTTTCTTTATTTAGAAGCACCACCATCTAGAGTTACAGGACTTGATGTTACAGTACCTCTACCTAAATCTGAACATTTCTTTATGGTAGATGAAAGAAGAATAATGGATAAAATAAAAGAATTAGTAAAGTATTAG
- a CDS encoding lipoate--protein ligase has protein sequence MIYIENNNFDPHYNLALEEYAVKGLDLDEDILILWQNEPSVIIGRNQNTIEEINKNYIEKKDINIVRRLSGGGAVYHDFGNLNFTFITKNFKSNVNNFETFTQPVIDALQKLGVNAVFHGRNDIVVDGKKVSGNAQYFYKNKMLHHGTILFDSTLEDIVEVLNVGDEKIKSKGIKSIRSRVTNILPHLEKKVSMDEFKEILLKFILDTDDIEEKEYKLSDKQLREIEELKNSRYDKWEWNFGESPEFEIQKQKRFEGGSLDIRFTVKDGKIKDLKIYGDFFGDKDVSSLENELIGEKYKIEDIKNILDDIDIKKYFYNINKDDILECLFS, from the coding sequence ATGATTTATATAGAAAATAATAATTTTGACCCTCATTATAATCTAGCATTAGAGGAATATGCAGTAAAAGGATTAGACTTAGATGAAGATATACTTATATTATGGCAGAATGAACCTTCAGTAATAATTGGAAGAAACCAAAATACTATTGAAGAAATTAATAAAAATTATATTGAAAAAAAAGATATTAATATAGTTAGAAGACTATCTGGTGGTGGAGCTGTTTATCATGACTTTGGAAATTTAAACTTTACTTTTATAACTAAAAACTTTAAATCAAATGTAAACAATTTTGAAACATTTACACAACCTGTAATAGATGCATTACAAAAATTAGGTGTTAATGCTGTTTTTCATGGAAGAAATGATATTGTAGTAGATGGCAAGAAAGTTTCCGGTAATGCACAATATTTCTATAAAAATAAAATGCTTCATCATGGGACAATCCTTTTTGATTCTACATTAGAAGATATTGTAGAAGTTTTAAATGTAGGTGATGAAAAAATCAAATCTAAAGGTATAAAATCTATTAGAAGTAGAGTGACTAATATATTACCTCATTTAGAAAAAAAGGTGTCTATGGATGAATTTAAAGAGATTCTTTTAAAATTTATATTGGATACTGATGATATAGAAGAAAAAGAATATAAGTTAAGTGATAAACAGTTAAGGGAAATTGAGGAACTTAAAAACTCTAGATATGATAAATGGGAATGGAATTTTGGTGAAAGTCCTGAATTTGAAATTCAAAAACAAAAGCGCTTTGAAGGTGGCTCTTTAGATATAAGATTTACTGTTAAAGATGGTAAAATTAAAGACTTAAAAATCTATGGAGACTTCTTTGGGGATAAAGATGTTAGTTCTTTAGAAAATGAATTAATAGGTGAGAAATATAAAATAGAAGATATAAAAAATATACTTGATGATATAGACATTAAAAAATATTTTTATAATATAAATAAAGATGATATTTTAGAATGTCTCTTTAGTTAA